In Cydia fagiglandana chromosome 3, ilCydFagi1.1, whole genome shotgun sequence, the following are encoded in one genomic region:
- the LOC134680449 gene encoding uncharacterized protein LOC134680449 has translation MDAEISLLVDVSVRIAKGHTNFRKSPKERVTVTYVESRLENLESLWEKFSSGHDELIKAYAAQDVANSVYGTETVYDVTEENYLDYKCALKDALNRLKPNPSSFDTSVHMSKATTSNTSHVRLPKITIPTFSGLYTEWMSFRDLFVSLIHDNNEIDDVQKLHYLKGHLKGVAEQLLRHIPITNDSYEQCWTLLKSRYNNKQYLVNSILQRFFGQKSISTESSSAIKQLLDVTTETLNALKGLGIDTGTWDVMIIYIVSQRLDSESRKQWESKVSELVSSSDNLPTIKQFKEFLENKYHSLEFLDSKSNTFVQKQRTFNSHSNQINQSFHVAQSSCALCKDNHHLRSCKDFINRDLDSKRNFVQTQGLCFNCLGNNHSVKHCKSTTSSQICNKRHHSLLHLKGESHTTVANHSIGNQASPVVSQIKAPINASSSEEHSSTSTHITSHFVKGVAPRKVLATAVVSAESQNGGKHQLLRALVDQGSEESFIARSAVQLLGLKTTPTRVDTSGLGGEQGPSTRSIVEVSISSRLNPGCVFRVSAYVLDKVTRDLPSTAVSITSWPELELVTLADPEYHTSNKIDILLGAEVYARIIQDGIIKCPSGSLAAQNTTLGWILFGAVKSNQNTNIKVTTLHTHVEPVEELLKSFWEVEAEPSNKQKILSIEEQRCEDIFHSTTTRDEEGRYVVKLPFRDSEPACADGHSRDIALKRFHYLETKMQKDERLKQEYKKVFDEYLELNHMKEIHDNKAKGCYIPYHAVIREDRQTTKFRAVFDASCKGTNGVSLNDDLMVGPRLQPELRHIIMRWRMYPICFIADIVKMYRQIKVSDEDSEFQRILWRETPEENIKEYKMLRVTFGTSSAPYLAVKSLIQVANDEGKDFPLAAERVKHEFYMDDLMSGCESEEEAIEIYKQMNELLKRGGFELQKWASNSEVMLKQIQQDSLGKQDEKKIEVKLEATNKILGLTWSRTSDEFVYAVQLPPMSAPVTKRKVISDISKLYDPQGWIAPSIIKAKIFIQKLWLAGIGWDEELPQPLLQEWTKYREDLSDLTQFRLKRWVYYKSDAKLAELHGFCDASNSAFAAVIYLRVIDARGEVHVSLITAKTRVSPIKQLSLPRLELSGAVLLAKLLIEVSGVLNIPKSNIHAWTDSEIVLAWLSSHPSRWKTFIGNRCSEILTVTDRNQWSHVKSEYNPADCASRGIRASELIGLELWLRGPSWLNEKDIQYSNPKGLETNLEERKIKTHLATSVEDHGEVDDIWAKFSSLTKLLRVVAYCRRFLCKEKPKHQYLLKKEIDDALIIMIKKCQLQAFFEEWKDVKQGKPVSKKSVLTTLNPQLDDSELLRVGGRLHYAELDEDQKHPIILPKQSLLTTLVIRNAHKVTLHGAPQLMINVIREKYYIIGLKSIVKLYCRKCVTCIRYAATSKPQLMGQLPSPRVNISRAFLHSGVDYAGPINIRVSKGRGNKSYKGYICLFVCMATRAIHLEAVSDLTSQAFLAAFKRFVSRRGHCSELYSDNGTNFVGAARELKELFDEEKSRFLPEIADWLATNGTQWHFIPPQAPNFGGLWEAGVRSCKFHLKRIIGNSTLTFEEITTVLAQIEACLNSRPMTCIQDQGDPMPLTPGHFLVGEPLLAVPDHNYEHSPVSSLRRWQLLQRMLQDFWRRWSQEYLTRFMQRYKWTQVVPEPKVGDVVLVKELDLPPARWLLGQIVEKHPGVDNVTRVVTLRYKNSLIKRPVSKLCVLPLAD, from the coding sequence ATGGACGCGGAAATATCATTGCTTGTTGACGTTTCTGTACGCATCGCGAAAGGACATACTAACTTCAGAAAGTCACCCAAGGAGCGTGTGACAGTTACATATGTAGAATCGCGACTAGAAAATTTGGAATCACTGTGGGAGAAGTTTTCTTCAGGACATGACGAATTGATTAAAGCCTACGCAGCACAAGATGTGGCAAATTCTGTGTATGGAACGGAAACAGTATACGACGTAACTGAGGAAAATTACTTGGATTATAAATGCGCACTGAAAGATGCACTCAACCGATTGAAACCAAATCCAAGTAGCTTCGATACTTCGGTGCACATGTCAAAGGCTACAACTTCAAATACCAGTCATGTCAGGCTACCAAAGATTACCATTCCAACATTTTCTGGACTTTATACAGAATGGATGAGTTTCAGGGATCTATTTGTTTCCCTCATTCACGACAATAATGAAATTGATGATGTACAGAAATTACATTACTTGAAGGGACATCTCAAGGGAGTAGCTGAACAATTGTTACGACATATACCCATAACTAATGATAGTTACGAGCAATGCTGGACTCTTTTGAAAAGCCGATACAACAATAAACAGTATTTAGTTAATAGCATTTTACAGCGGTTTTTCGGTCAAAAAAGCATTTCAACCGAGTCCTCCAGTGCAATCAAGCAATTACTAGATGTTACAACAGAAACTTTAAATGCCTTGAAAGGGTTAGGTATTGACACTGGTACATGGGATGTCatgataatttatattgttagcCAGAGATTAGATTCTGAGAGTAGGAAGCAATGGGAGTCTAAGGTCAGCGAATTGGTATCGAGTTCAGATAATTTGccaacaattaaacaatttaaagagTTTTTGGAAAACAAATACCATTCGTTGGAGTTCTTAGATTCAAAATCAAACACTTTTGTTCAGAAACAGCGCACTTTTAATTCTCACAGTAATCAAATAAATCAATCGTTTCATGTAGCTCAGTCAAGTTGTGCATTGTGCAAAGATAATCACCATCTTAGAAGCTGTAAGGATTTTATTAATAGGGATCTTGATAGCAAGCGTAACTTTGTGCAAACACAAGGGTTGTGTTTCAATTGTCTGGGCAACAATCATTCGGTAAAACACTGTAAAAGTACCACATCGtcccaaatatgtaacaaacgGCACCATTCATTGTTACATTTAAAGGGCGAATCGCACACTACTGTGGCGAATCATTCCATTGGCAATCAAGCTTCACCAGTTGTGAGTCAAATCAAAGCACCTATCAATGCTTCATCATCTGAGGAGCATTCATCAACCTCTACACACATCACCAGCCATTTTGTTAAGGGTGTAGCACCTCGGAAGGTATTAGCAACAGCTGTAGTGTCAGCTGAATCACAAAATGGCGGGAAACATCAACTTTTGCGAGCTCTTGTAGATCAAGGGTCGGAAGAGTCTTTTATTGCAAGGTCAGCAGTTCAATTACTTGGATTAAAAACCACACCAACCAGGGTAGATACATCAGGTTTGGGAGGTGAACAGGGCCCTTCAACAAGGTCCATAGTAGAGGTATCAATCAGTTCACGTCTCAATCCAGGTTGCGTGTTTCGTGTTTCAGCGTATGTCCTCGACAAAGTGACGAGAGACTTACCTTCAACTGCTGTATCAATCACCTCATGGCCGGAGTTAGAACTCGTAACGTTAGCTGACCCGGAATATCACACTTCGAATAAGATAGACATCTTATTAGGGGCAGAGGTTTATGCTAGGATTATTCAAGATGGTATTATCAAATGTCCCTCAGGGTCTTTAGCGGCACAAAATACAACCCTGGGATGGATATTATTTGGAGCGGTCAAGTCCAATCAAAACACAAACATCAAAGTTACAACATTGCATACACATGTAGAGCCTGTAGAAGAATTGCTCAAGTCTTTCTGGGAGGTTGAAGCAGAGCCGTCCAACAAACAGAAGATATTGTCAATCGAAGAGCAACGGTGTGAGGATATCTTCCATTCAACCACCACTCGAGATGAAGAGGGACGATATGTTGTCAAACTTCCATTTCGAGATAGTGAACCAGCTTGCGCCGATGGTCATTCACGGGACATTGCGTTGAAGAGATTCCACTATCTTGAGACGAAGATGCAGAAAGATGAGCGCCTGAAACAGGAATACAAGAAAGTATTTGATGAATACTTAGAGTTAAATCACATGAAGGAAATTCATGACAACAAAGCAAAGGGTTGTTACATACCATATCACGCTGTCATACGCGAAGACAGACAAACTACCAAGTTTCGGGCGGTCTTTGATGCGTCATGCAAAGGTACGAACGGCGTATCTTTAAACGACGATTTAATGGTAGGCCCTAGATTGCAACCAGAGTTGCGTCATATAATAATGCGTTGGCGTATGTATCCAATCTGCTTCATTGCAGATATAGTCAAAATGTACCGCCAAATAAAGGTTAGTGACGAAGACTCAGAATTCCAGCGTATTTTGTGGCGTGAAACACCGGAAGAGAACATCAAGGAATACAAGATGCTTCGCGTTACATTTGGAACTTCTTCAGCACCTTATCTGGCTGTAAAAAGCTTGATACAAGTGGCAAACGATGAAGGGAAAGACTTCCCTCTAGCAGCTGAAAGAGTAAAACATGAATTTTATATGGATGATTTGATGTCGGGTTGCGAAAGCGAAGAAGAAGCAATCGAAATATACAAGCAAATGAATGAATTGTTAAAAAGGGGAGGTTTCGAATTGCAAAAATGGGCAAGCAACAGTGAAGTAATGTTGAAGCAAATACAACAAGACAGTTTAGGAAAGCAAGATGAAAAGAAGATAGAAGTCAAATTAGAAGCTACTAACAAGATATTGGGACTTACCTGGAGTCGAACTTCCGATGAGTTCGTGTACGCAGTTCAGTTGCCTCCGATGTCTGCACCTGTAACAAAAAGAAAGGTTATCTCGGATATTTCAAAGTTGTACGATCCACAAGGCTGGATAGCACCGAGTATAATCAAGGCAAAGATTTTCATACAGAAGTTATGGCTTGCGGGTATCGGCTGGGACGAGGAATTACCACAACCGCTATTGCAAGAATGGACGAAGTATAGGGAAGATCTTTCTGACCTGACACAATTTCGGTTGAAGCGCTGGGTATACTACAAGTCTGACGCGAAGTTAGCGGAACTCCATGGTTTCTGTGATGCTTCCAATTCTGCATTTGCTGCAGTCATATACTTGCGAGTGATAGATGCAAGAGGAGAAGTTCATGTAAGTTTGATTACAGCAAAAACAAGAGTTTCCCCAATCAAACAACTCAGTCTTCCAAGATTGGAATTATCAGGTGCTGTTCTGCTAGCGAAACTGCTTATTGAAGTGTCGGGTGTTTTGAACATACCGAAATCAAATATACACGCTTGGACTGACTCTGAGATAGTGCTTGCGTGGTTGAGCAGTCATCCTAGTCGTTGGAAAACATTCATCGGGAACAGGTGTTCAGAGATACTGACTGTCACAGACCGTAACCAATGGTCACATGTCAAATCTGAATATAATCCAGCAGATTGTGCATCACGGGGCATTCGGGCCTCTGAATTGATTGGTTTGGAGCTCTGGTTAAGAGGGCCTTCATGGTTGAATGAAAAGGATATTCAATATTCTAATCCTAAAGGATTGGAGACAAATTTAGAAGAAAGGAAAATAAAAACTCACCTTGCTACTTCAGTAGAAGATCACGGCGAAGTTGACGACATCTGGGCGAAATTCTCATCGCTAACGAAGTTGCTGAGAGTCGTAGCATATTGCCGCAGATTCCTGTGTAAAGAGAAACCAAAACATCAGTACCTCCTAAAGAAAGAAATTGATGATGCGTtgataataatgataaaaaagtgtcaacttCAAGCATTCTTTGAGGAGTGGAAGGATGTTAAGCAAGGAAAACCAGTAAGCAAGAAAAGTGTACTTACCACTCTGAATCCACAGCTGGACGACTCGGAATTACTCCGAGTTGGTGGGCGGCTGCATTACGCTGAATTAGATGAAGACCAAAAGCATCCCATCATTTTACCAAAGCAATCGCTGTTGACGACTCTCGTTATACGAAATGCACACAAGGTTACACTACACGGAGCGCCACAGCTGATGATAAACGTCATTCGAGAGAAATATTACATCATTGGTCTTAAATCAATAGTTAAATTATATTGCAGGAAATGTGTCACCTGCATTAGATACGCAGCTACAAGCAAACCTCAACTTATGGGGCAATTACCTTCACCGAGAGTGAACATAAGTAGAGCGTTTCTTCATTCAGGTGTTGATTACGCAGGCCCAATAAACATACGGGTATCAAAAGGTCGAGGTAATAAATCCTACAAAGGATACATATGTCTATTCGTATGTATGGCAACGCGTGCTATACATTTAGAAGCAGTGAGCGATTTGACTTCGCAGGCGTTTTTGGCTGCATTCAAGCGGTTCGTGTCACGTCGAGGTCATTGCAGCGAATTATACAGTGACAATGGGACAAATTTCGTGGGAGCAGCCAGAGAGTTAAAAGAATTGTTCGATGAAGAAAAATCAAGATTTCTACCCGAGATCGCAGATTGGTTGGCTACAAACGGAACACAGTGGCACTTTATTCCACCACAAGCCCCCAATTTCGGAGGTCTATGGGAAGCTGGTGTACGGTCCTGTAAATTTCATCTGAAGCGAATAATTGGCAATTCAACACTGACGTTTGAAGAGATAACTACAGTGCTTGCGCAGATTGAAGCCTGTCTAAATTCAAGACCAATGACATGTATCCAAGATCAAGGTGATCCCATGCCCTTAACACCCGGACATTTTCTTGTGGGTGAACCTTTATTAGCTGTTCCAGATCATAACTACGAACATTCGCCAGTTAGTTCATTAAGAAGATGGCAACTTTTACAGCGAATGTTACAGGATTTTTGGCGGCGTTGGTCGCAAGAATACCTTACACGTTTCATGCAAAGATATAAGTGGACACAGGTTGTACCTGAACCAAAGGTTGGAGATGTGGTTCTAGTAAAGGAGCTTGATTTGCCTCCAGCTCGGTGGTTGTTAGGTCAAATTGTTGAGAAACACCCTGGAGTGGACAACGTTACGCGAGTTGTCACGTTGCGCTATAAAAATTCTTTAATCAAACGACCAGTGTCTAAGCTTTGTGTCTTACCTTTAGCAGATTAA